In the genome of Pseudomonadota bacterium, one region contains:
- a CDS encoding type II toxin-antitoxin system VapC family toxin — protein MKVDNIAYLDTSALAKWYLNEKNSDEFSAYIQKLDVAIISSLTCIEMRSLLARRRRMEEIDVELELTIYTLFKDDISHGYLQLYHVENSNLEAAVDLIDCYPKYPLRTLDALHLTIVRNYGITSIATADEVVAKVAKEMGCAVKLF, from the coding sequence ATGAAGGTTGACAATATTGCTTATCTTGATACCAGCGCTCTGGCAAAATGGTACCTGAATGAGAAAAATTCAGATGAGTTCTCTGCTTATATACAAAAACTGGATGTGGCGATAATCAGTAGTTTAACTTGTATTGAGATGCGCTCCCTGCTGGCTCGTCGTAGAAGGATGGAGGAAATCGATGTTGAACTTGAGTTGACTATCTATACGTTGTTTAAAGATGATATCTCTCACGGATATCTTCAGCTTTACCATGTAGAAAACTCAAATTTAGAAGCGGCCGTCGACCTTATTGATTGCTATCCAAAATATCCATTAAGAACGCTGGACGCGTTGCACTTAACGATTGTCAGAAACTATGGGATCACCTCAATAGCTACCGCGGATGAGGTCGTGGCTAAAGTTGCCAAAGAGATGGGATGTGCCGTTAAATTATTTTAA